The following proteins are encoded in a genomic region of Natronorubrum halophilum:
- a CDS encoding ThuA domain-containing protein has translation MARPTAVILGGNRFPFHRIERAGPTIARQLERRGIDVDVTADRDVLREDRISAYDVLVDYTTDSTFTDEQLAGLCSFVDSGGGYVGVHGAADLTTTVDGSRDEPVPELRELLGGHFLAHPEQTMFDVTVVDSYHPISADLNGFSVWDEPYVLEYDDDVRVLARMDHPKNGDVPVAWVTSFGDGRVFYCSLGHDIPALVTDGVQSVLARGIRWAARDS, from the coding sequence ATGGCCAGGCCAACAGCAGTCATACTCGGCGGGAATCGGTTTCCGTTTCATCGGATCGAACGAGCGGGACCGACCATCGCACGACAGCTGGAACGACGTGGGATCGACGTCGACGTCACCGCTGACCGTGACGTCCTCCGTGAGGACCGAATTTCGGCGTACGACGTGCTCGTCGATTATACGACCGACAGCACGTTCACGGACGAGCAGCTAGCAGGATTGTGTTCGTTCGTCGACAGCGGCGGTGGCTACGTCGGCGTCCACGGTGCAGCGGACCTGACGACGACCGTCGACGGGAGCCGCGACGAACCCGTTCCCGAACTCAGAGAGCTACTCGGCGGTCACTTTCTCGCCCATCCCGAGCAGACGATGTTCGACGTAACCGTCGTCGATAGCTATCATCCCATCTCGGCCGACCTGAACGGGTTTTCAGTCTGGGACGAACCGTACGTACTCGAGTACGACGACGACGTTCGAGTGCTCGCGCGAATGGATCATCCGAAGAACGGCGACGTTCCAGTTGCGTGGGTTACGTCCTTCGGCGACGGTCGCGTGTTCTATTGTTCGCTCGGACACGATATCCCGGCGCTCGTAACCGACGGGGTACAATCGGTGCTCGCACGGGGGATTCGCTGGGCCGCCCGCGACTCCTGA
- a CDS encoding mandelate racemase/muconate lactonizing enzyme family protein — protein MPNYRTLRDPNAEYTMRDLSSETMQLTADRGPRDVEITDVQTTMVDGNYPWILVRVYTDAGLVGTGESYWGGGDDAIIERMAPFLVGENPLDIDRLYEHLIQKMSGEGSISGKVISAISGIEIALHDVAGKILDVPAYQLVGGKYRDDVRIYCDLHTEDEANPVACADEGERVVEELGYDAIKFDLDVPSGHEKDRANRHLRGPEIDHKVDIVREVTERVGDRADVAFDCHWSFSAGSAKRLARELEEYDVWWLEDPVPPENHDVQREVTQSTTTPITVGENVYRTHGQRRLLEEQAIDIIAPDLPRVGGMRETRKIAQLADLYYVPVAMHNVSSPIGTMASAQVAAAIPNSLAVEYHSYELGWWEDLVEEDDLIENGRMEVPEKPGLGLTLDLDAVAEHMVDGEELFDEA, from the coding sequence ATGCCGAACTACCGGACGTTACGCGATCCGAACGCAGAGTATACGATGCGTGATCTCTCATCGGAAACGATGCAGCTGACCGCGGACCGCGGGCCGCGCGATGTCGAGATCACCGACGTACAGACCACGATGGTCGACGGAAACTACCCGTGGATCCTCGTCCGCGTCTACACGGACGCCGGACTCGTCGGAACCGGTGAATCCTACTGGGGCGGCGGTGACGACGCGATCATCGAGCGGATGGCGCCGTTCCTCGTCGGCGAGAACCCCCTCGATATCGACCGGCTGTACGAACATCTCATCCAGAAGATGTCCGGCGAAGGCTCGATCTCCGGAAAGGTCATCTCGGCCATCTCGGGCATCGAGATCGCTCTCCACGACGTGGCGGGTAAGATCCTCGACGTCCCGGCCTACCAGCTGGTCGGCGGGAAGTACCGCGACGACGTCCGCATCTACTGCGACCTTCACACCGAAGACGAGGCCAATCCCGTCGCCTGTGCCGACGAAGGCGAACGCGTCGTCGAGGAGCTCGGATACGACGCCATCAAGTTCGACCTCGACGTTCCCTCGGGCCACGAGAAAGACCGTGCAAACCGCCACCTGCGCGGCCCCGAGATCGACCACAAGGTCGACATCGTCCGCGAGGTCACCGAACGCGTCGGCGACAGAGCCGACGTCGCCTTCGACTGCCACTGGTCGTTCTCCGCGGGCTCCGCGAAGCGCCTCGCGCGCGAACTCGAGGAGTACGACGTCTGGTGGCTCGAGGACCCCGTGCCGCCGGAGAACCACGACGTCCAGCGGGAGGTCACCCAGAGTACGACGACGCCGATCACCGTCGGCGAGAACGTCTACCGAACCCACGGACAGCGCCGGCTGCTCGAGGAGCAGGCGATCGACATCATCGCGCCGGACCTGCCGCGCGTCGGCGGGATGCGCGAAACGCGAAAGATTGCCCAGCTCGCGGATCTCTACTACGTGCCGGTCGCGATGCACAACGTCTCCTCGCCGATCGGGACGATGGCGTCGGCACAGGTCGCGGCGGCGATCCCGAACTCGCTGGCCGTCGAGTACCACTCCTACGAACTCGGCTGGTGGGAGGACCTCGTCGAAGAGGACGACCTCATCGAGAACGGGCGCATGGAAGTTCCCGAGAAGCCCGGACTCGGACTCACGCTCGATCTCGACGCGGTAGCGGAGCATATGGTCGACGGCGAAGAGCTGTTCGACGAGGCATAA